One genomic segment of Mycolicibacterium psychrotolerans includes these proteins:
- a CDS encoding YbhB/YbcL family Raf kinase inhibitor-like protein, which translates to MAFDYDPYSFLPELPSFTLTSQSFEDGAVWGNDQVSGIMGAGGNDVSPQLSWSGFPEETRSFAVTVYDPDAPTGSGFWHWAVFNLPATVTDLPAGVGDGSSQGFPGDAVTLANDAGLRRFIGAAPPPGHGPHRYIVAVHAVDVEKLDVPAEATPAYLGFNLFSHAIARALITGTYENKG; encoded by the coding sequence ATGGCTTTTGACTACGACCCCTACTCCTTCCTTCCGGAGCTCCCCAGCTTCACGCTGACCTCGCAGTCCTTCGAGGACGGCGCGGTCTGGGGCAACGACCAGGTCAGCGGAATCATGGGGGCGGGCGGCAACGACGTGTCGCCGCAGCTGAGCTGGTCGGGCTTCCCCGAGGAGACCCGCAGCTTCGCCGTCACCGTCTACGACCCCGACGCACCCACCGGTTCCGGCTTCTGGCACTGGGCGGTGTTCAACCTGCCCGCCACGGTCACCGACCTTCCCGCCGGCGTCGGCGACGGCAGCAGCCAGGGTTTCCCGGGTGACGCCGTGACGCTGGCCAACGACGCCGGACTCAGGCGGTTCATCGGCGCCGCGCCTCCGCCCGGGCACGGTCCGCACCGCTACATCGTCGCCGTGCACGCGGTCGACGTCGAGAAGCTCGATGTGCCCGCCGAGGCCACGCCGGCCTATCTGGGCTTCAACCTGTTCAGCCACGCCATTGCCCGCGCGCTGATCACCGGCACCTACGAGAACAAGGGCTGA
- a CDS encoding SCO1664 family protein: MSTTSEVLDRGDLTVLGRIRSASNATFLCESTLGEQVVHCVYKPVRGEAPLWDFPDGTLAGRERGSYLVSAALGWNLVPYTIIRDGPAGPGMVQRWVDQPSDDEGDETAASGPDLIDLLPAGAIPPGFLPVLQAYDYAGDEVTLVHADDDRLRRLAVFDILINNADRKGGHVLSGVDGQVYGVDHGVTLHVEDKLRTVLWGWAGKPVDDDTLTGVASLGEALRGELGAELCCHVTPREVAALRARVVALLRDPVMPTPDRRRPIPWPAF, from the coding sequence ATGTCGACGACGTCTGAGGTCCTCGATCGCGGCGACCTGACCGTCCTGGGACGAATCCGCTCCGCGAGCAATGCGACATTCCTGTGCGAGTCGACCCTCGGCGAGCAGGTCGTGCACTGCGTCTACAAACCCGTGCGGGGCGAGGCGCCGCTGTGGGACTTTCCCGACGGCACGCTCGCCGGGCGGGAGCGGGGCTCCTATCTCGTTTCGGCTGCGCTGGGTTGGAACCTGGTGCCTTACACCATCATTCGTGACGGCCCGGCCGGGCCGGGGATGGTGCAGCGCTGGGTGGACCAACCCAGTGACGACGAAGGCGACGAAACGGCAGCATCCGGGCCCGATCTGATCGACCTGTTGCCCGCCGGAGCGATCCCGCCGGGCTTCCTGCCCGTCCTGCAGGCCTACGACTATGCCGGCGACGAGGTCACCCTGGTGCACGCCGACGACGATCGGCTGCGCCGCCTCGCGGTGTTCGACATCCTGATCAACAACGCCGACCGCAAGGGCGGCCACGTGCTCTCCGGCGTCGACGGACAGGTCTACGGCGTCGACCACGGGGTGACCCTGCATGTCGAGGACAAGCTGCGCACCGTGCTGTGGGGCTGGGCAGGCAAGCCCGTCGACGACGACACCCTGACCGGCGTCGCGTCGCTCGGCGAGGCGCTCCGCGGCGAGCTGGGAGCCGAGCTGTGCTGCCACGTCACCCCCCGTGAGGTGGCGGCGCTTCGCGCCAGAGTCGTTGCGCTGCTGCGCGATCCGGTGATGCCCACGCCCGACCGGCGCCGCCCGATCCCGTGGCCGGCGTTCTGA
- a CDS encoding YncE family protein, producing the protein MLVGGCSSNPADAPPPTIAPARAADSPPATADLPGTVIPLPGARAAVYDASTRSLVTLSLGAPDRATVTALAPGRAATPIGLPGGGTAMTADGPGRVAVSTRGGYFVVDVAARRASRVAVTDHDDVDFTAIARRSDGRLVLGSADGTVYTMLSDTAVGASLKILARVDGLVTQGDTAVVLDRGQTSVTSLDTDGTSAEHALRAGEGATTMAADPNGRVLVADTRGGELLVYGVDPLMLRQRYPVPDAPYGLTASGGKKSGLAWVAQTATNTVVGYDLATGIPVEKVRYRTVQQPNTLAFDDATGTLYVVSGSGGGVQMIPGAGQ; encoded by the coding sequence ATGCTGGTCGGCGGGTGTTCGTCGAATCCTGCCGATGCGCCGCCGCCGACCATCGCACCGGCCCGGGCGGCCGACTCTCCCCCGGCCACCGCGGATCTGCCCGGCACGGTGATTCCGCTGCCTGGCGCCCGGGCCGCCGTGTACGACGCCTCCACCCGCTCCCTGGTCACGTTGAGCCTCGGCGCCCCCGATCGCGCCACGGTGACCGCGCTCGCGCCGGGCCGCGCCGCCACCCCGATCGGGCTCCCCGGCGGCGGGACCGCGATGACCGCCGACGGGCCGGGCCGGGTGGCGGTGTCCACCCGGGGCGGCTACTTCGTCGTCGACGTCGCGGCGCGCCGGGCGTCTCGGGTGGCGGTGACCGACCATGACGACGTCGACTTCACCGCGATCGCGCGCCGCAGCGACGGCCGGCTGGTGCTCGGCAGCGCCGACGGCACGGTGTACACCATGTTGTCGGATACCGCGGTGGGCGCGTCGTTGAAGATCCTCGCCCGGGTCGACGGCCTTGTCACACAGGGCGATACCGCCGTGGTTCTCGACCGCGGACAAACCTCGGTGACCAGCCTCGACACCGACGGCACCAGTGCAGAGCACGCGCTTCGCGCGGGCGAGGGCGCCACCACGATGGCCGCCGACCCCAACGGACGGGTGCTGGTCGCCGACACCCGCGGCGGCGAACTGCTCGTCTACGGCGTGGACCCGCTGATGTTGCGGCAGCGCTATCCCGTGCCCGACGCGCCGTACGGGCTGACCGCGTCGGGCGGGAAGAAATCCGGACTCGCCTGGGTTGCCCAGACGGCGACGAACACCGTCGTTGGTTACGATCTGGCGACCGGGATTCCCGTCGAGAAGGTGCGTTATCGAACCGTGCAGCAACCCAACACTCTGGCTTTCGACGATGCGACCGGCACCCTGTATGTGGTGTCCGGGTCGGGCGGCGGTGTCCAGATGATCCCGGGAGCTGGCCAGTGA
- a CDS encoding 3'(2'),5'-bisphosphate nucleotidase CysQ: MTLTDAALAATVAAEAGDLLLSMREQIGFYDPYDLGDAGDMRANTLILDRLHRHRPQDAVLSEEAADDVSRVHADRVWIVDPVDGTYEYSMPGRADWAVHIALWQRDGSAGGAITDAAVALPARGEVYRTDTVTAPPPRTDGPIRITASASRPPAVLWRMREELDIQLVRIGSAGAKAMAVVRGDVDAYVHAGGQWEWDSAAPAGVLWAAGLHATRLDGSPLVYNRRDPYLPDLLMCRPEVADTLLEVIWSTYRR, translated from the coding sequence GTGACACTCACCGACGCAGCGCTGGCCGCCACCGTGGCCGCCGAGGCCGGTGACCTGCTGCTGTCCATGCGGGAGCAGATCGGGTTTTACGACCCCTACGACCTGGGCGATGCCGGCGACATGCGGGCCAACACGCTGATCCTCGACCGCCTGCACCGGCATCGGCCCCAGGACGCCGTGCTGTCCGAGGAGGCCGCCGACGACGTCTCGCGCGTCCACGCCGACCGGGTCTGGATCGTCGACCCCGTCGACGGCACCTACGAATACTCGATGCCCGGGCGGGCCGACTGGGCCGTGCACATCGCGCTCTGGCAACGCGACGGTTCGGCCGGGGGAGCGATCACCGACGCCGCCGTCGCGCTGCCGGCCCGCGGCGAGGTCTACCGCACCGACACCGTGACAGCTCCGCCGCCGCGCACCGACGGGCCGATCCGGATCACCGCCAGCGCCAGCCGGCCGCCCGCCGTGCTGTGGCGGATGCGCGAGGAGCTCGACATCCAACTGGTGCGCATCGGCTCGGCCGGCGCCAAGGCGATGGCCGTGGTGCGCGGCGACGTGGACGCCTACGTGCACGCCGGCGGCCAGTGGGAATGGGATTCGGCCGCGCCCGCCGGGGTGCTGTGGGCAGCGGGCCTGCACGCGACGCGCCTCGACGGCAGCCCGCTGGTGTACAACCGCCGCGACCCCTATCTGCCCGACCTGCTGATGTGCCGGCCCGAGGTGGCCGACACGCTGCTCGAGGTGATCTGGTCGACCTATCGGCGCTGA
- a CDS encoding undecaprenyl-diphosphate phosphatase — MSWLQVVVLSILQGLTEFLPVSSSGHLAIASRIFFDDDAGASFTAVSQLGTEAAVLLYFARDIGRIIKAWFNGLFVAAHRSTEYWLGWWVIIGTIPIGVVGLVFKDQIRTGARNLWLVATALIVFSAVIAAAEYYGRQTRRVEQLTWRDSVTVGLAQCLALVPGVSRSGATISAGLFLGLDRELAARFGFLLAIPAVFASGLFSLPDAFEPVGEGMSASGPQLLVSTVIAFVVGFAAVAWFLRFLVRHRMYWFVGYRVVLGTVVLILLGTGVVAAT; from the coding sequence ATGTCGTGGCTACAAGTCGTGGTCCTGTCGATACTGCAGGGGCTCACCGAATTCCTGCCGGTGTCGTCCTCGGGGCACCTGGCGATCGCGTCCCGGATCTTCTTCGACGACGACGCCGGAGCGTCCTTCACCGCAGTCAGCCAGCTGGGCACCGAAGCCGCCGTGCTGCTGTACTTCGCCCGCGACATCGGCCGGATCATCAAGGCCTGGTTCAACGGCCTGTTCGTCGCCGCCCACCGCAGCACCGAGTACTGGCTGGGCTGGTGGGTCATCATCGGCACCATCCCCATCGGTGTGGTCGGCCTGGTGTTCAAGGACCAGATCCGCACCGGCGCACGCAATCTCTGGCTGGTCGCGACGGCGTTGATCGTCTTCTCCGCGGTGATCGCCGCGGCCGAGTACTACGGCAGACAGACCCGCCGCGTCGAGCAGCTCACCTGGCGCGACAGCGTGACCGTCGGTCTGGCGCAGTGTCTGGCGCTGGTGCCGGGTGTGTCGCGGTCCGGCGCCACCATCAGCGCCGGGTTGTTCCTCGGTCTGGACCGCGAGCTGGCGGCGCGGTTCGGCTTCCTGCTGGCCATCCCGGCGGTCTTCGCCTCGGGACTGTTCTCGCTGCCCGACGCCTTCGAACCCGTCGGGGAGGGCATGAGTGCCAGCGGACCCCAGCTGCTGGTCTCGACCGTGATCGCGTTCGTCGTCGGATTCGCCGCGGTGGCGTGGTTCCTGCGGTTCCTGGTTCGCCACCGCATGTACTGGTTTGTCGGCTACCGCGTGGTGCTCGGCACCGTGGTGCTGATCCTGCTCGGCACCGGGGTGGTGGCGGCGACATGA
- a CDS encoding SDR family oxidoreductase gives MGSVAGKTVFITGGARGVGAEVARRLHAKGANLVLTDLDGAALTSLVDELGSGRVHAEMADVRSLAAMETAAANAMERFGGIDVVMANAGIASYGSVLQVDPEAFQTLMDVNVMGVFHTVRATLPSVLDRRGYVLIVSSLAAYAAAPGLAPYNASKAAVEHFANALRLEVSHRGVDVGSAHMSWIDTPLVQDVKADLATFREMLTKLPFPLNKTTSVQACGQAFVAGIEGRKRQINSPGWVGALRLLKPLLSTPLGERPVRTFVPGLLPRMDAEVAALGRSMGARTKDLETR, from the coding sequence ATGGGATCGGTGGCCGGCAAGACAGTCTTCATCACAGGTGGGGCGCGCGGCGTCGGCGCAGAGGTGGCCCGCCGCCTGCACGCCAAGGGCGCCAATCTCGTTCTCACCGACCTCGACGGGGCCGCGCTCACGTCGCTGGTCGACGAGCTGGGCTCCGGGCGGGTGCACGCCGAGATGGCCGACGTGCGCAGCCTGGCCGCGATGGAGACCGCGGCCGCGAACGCGATGGAGCGGTTCGGCGGCATCGACGTCGTGATGGCGAACGCCGGCATCGCCTCCTACGGGTCGGTGCTGCAGGTCGACCCGGAAGCGTTCCAGACCCTGATGGACGTCAACGTGATGGGGGTGTTCCACACCGTGCGGGCCACCCTGCCCTCGGTGCTCGACCGCCGCGGCTACGTGCTGATCGTGTCGTCGCTGGCCGCGTACGCGGCCGCACCCGGGCTGGCGCCCTACAACGCGTCCAAGGCCGCCGTCGAGCACTTCGCCAATGCGCTGCGCCTGGAGGTGTCCCACCGCGGCGTCGACGTCGGATCGGCACACATGTCCTGGATCGACACGCCGCTGGTGCAGGACGTCAAGGCCGATCTGGCGACGTTCCGGGAGATGCTGACCAAGTTGCCGTTCCCGCTGAACAAGACGACGTCGGTGCAGGCCTGCGGACAGGCCTTCGTCGCCGGCATCGAGGGCCGCAAACGACAGATCAACAGTCCTGGCTGGGTGGGCGCCCTGCGACTACTCAAACCCCTGCTGTCCACGCCGCTCGGTGAGCGGCCCGTCCGCACGTTCGTGCCCGGCCTGCTCCCGCGGATGGACGCGGAGGTCGCCGCGCTCGGCCGCTCGATGGGTGCCCGCACCAAGGATCTGGAGACCCGGTGA
- a CDS encoding quinone-dependent dihydroorotate dehydrogenase has protein sequence MYAALRRAMFLVPPERIHTVVFAGLRAATAPPVARKALLRRLSHYDPALASSVFGVRFAAPLGLAAGFDKDGLGVHAWGALGFGHAEVGTVTPRPQPGNPAPRLFRLPADRALLNRMGFNNHGAAAMVRTLARAHPDVPIGVNIGKNKVTPPERAVDDYAEGARLLGPLCAYLVVNVSSPNTPGLRDLQSVESLRPILAAVVAETSTPVLVKIAPDLADDDIDEIADLAVELGLAGIVATNTTISRSGLSTPGVDELGAGGISGPPVARRSLEVLRRLHRRVGSSLVLISVGGIETADDAWERIISGASLLQGYTGFVYGGGLWARSVNEGIADRLHANGVHSLAEAVGSAAR, from the coding sequence ATGTACGCGGCGCTGCGGCGCGCGATGTTCCTGGTTCCCCCCGAGCGTATCCACACGGTCGTGTTCGCAGGCCTGCGGGCGGCCACCGCGCCGCCTGTTGCGCGAAAAGCGTTGTTGCGCAGGCTGTCCCACTATGATCCGGCGCTGGCCAGCTCGGTCTTCGGCGTTCGGTTCGCCGCCCCGCTGGGGTTGGCGGCCGGCTTCGACAAGGACGGTCTCGGCGTGCACGCCTGGGGCGCGCTGGGCTTCGGGCACGCCGAAGTGGGAACGGTGACCCCGCGGCCACAGCCCGGCAATCCGGCGCCGCGGCTGTTCCGGCTGCCCGCCGACCGGGCGCTGCTGAACAGGATGGGGTTCAACAACCACGGCGCGGCGGCGATGGTCCGAACGCTGGCCCGCGCGCATCCCGACGTGCCGATCGGTGTCAACATCGGCAAGAACAAGGTGACACCGCCGGAGCGGGCCGTCGACGACTACGCCGAAGGCGCGCGCCTGCTCGGGCCGCTGTGCGCCTACCTGGTGGTCAACGTCAGCTCGCCGAACACACCGGGTCTGCGCGACCTGCAGTCGGTCGAGTCGCTGCGCCCGATCCTGGCGGCGGTGGTCGCCGAGACGTCCACCCCGGTGCTGGTGAAGATCGCGCCCGACCTCGCCGACGACGACATCGACGAGATCGCCGACCTGGCCGTCGAATTGGGACTGGCCGGCATCGTCGCCACCAACACCACGATCTCGCGGTCCGGGTTGTCGACGCCGGGCGTCGACGAGTTGGGCGCCGGCGGCATCTCCGGCCCGCCGGTGGCACGCCGCTCGCTGGAGGTGCTGCGCCGGCTGCACCGGCGCGTCGGCAGTTCGCTGGTGCTGATCAGCGTCGGCGGCATCGAGACCGCCGACGATGCGTGGGAGCGCATCATCTCGGGCGCGTCGCTGCTGCAGGGCTACACCGGCTTCGTCTACGGCGGCGGCCTGTGGGCGCGGTCGGTCAACGAGGGCATCGCCGACCGGCTGCACGCCAACGGTGTTCACAGCCTCGCCGAGGCAGTCGGCTCGGCGGCCCGGTGA
- a CDS encoding M20/M25/M40 family metallo-hydrolase has translation MSGPQTPSDEVVDIVSALIRFDTSNTGELATTKGEAECARWVAGQLEEVGFTCEYIEAGAPGRGNVFARLKGADSSRGALMLHGHLDVVPAEASDWSVHPFSGAVEDGYVWGRGAVDMKDMVGMIIAVARHFKRAGIVPPRDLVFAFVSDEEAGGNYGCKWLVENRPDLFDGVTEAVGEVGGFSLTVPRRDGGDRRLYLIETAEKAMMWMRLTARGHAGHGSMVHNDNAVTAVAEAVAKLGRHRFPIVLTESVEQFLAAVSEETGYSFDPSSPDIDGAVAKLGSIAKIVGATLRDTANPTMLKAGYKANVIPGTAEAVVDCRVLPGRLAEFEREVDELIGPDVSREWITELPSYETPFDGELLEAMNAAILVADPDARTVPYMLSGGTDAKHFARLGIRCFGFAPLRLPPDLDFAALFHGVDERVPVDALTFGAQVLEHFLLHS, from the coding sequence GTGAGCGGTCCCCAGACTCCCAGCGACGAGGTCGTCGACATCGTCAGTGCCCTCATCCGCTTCGACACCTCCAACACCGGTGAACTCGCCACCACCAAAGGCGAGGCCGAGTGTGCCCGATGGGTGGCCGGCCAGCTGGAAGAGGTCGGCTTCACCTGCGAATACATCGAGGCCGGGGCACCCGGCCGGGGCAACGTGTTCGCCCGCCTCAAGGGCGCCGACTCTTCCCGCGGAGCGCTGATGCTGCACGGCCACCTCGACGTGGTGCCCGCCGAGGCCTCGGACTGGAGCGTCCACCCTTTCTCCGGCGCCGTGGAGGACGGCTACGTGTGGGGACGCGGCGCGGTCGACATGAAAGACATGGTCGGGATGATCATCGCGGTCGCCCGTCACTTCAAGCGCGCCGGCATCGTCCCGCCCCGTGACCTGGTGTTCGCCTTCGTCTCCGACGAGGAGGCCGGCGGCAACTACGGCTGCAAGTGGCTGGTCGAGAACCGTCCCGACCTGTTCGACGGCGTCACCGAGGCGGTCGGCGAGGTCGGCGGCTTCTCGCTCACCGTGCCGCGCCGCGACGGCGGCGACCGCCGGCTCTACCTCATCGAGACCGCCGAGAAGGCGATGATGTGGATGCGCCTGACCGCGCGTGGCCACGCCGGCCACGGATCGATGGTGCACAACGACAACGCCGTCACCGCCGTCGCCGAGGCCGTCGCGAAGCTCGGCCGCCACCGTTTCCCGATCGTGCTGACCGAATCGGTCGAGCAGTTCCTGGCCGCGGTCAGCGAGGAGACCGGCTACAGCTTCGACCCCAGCTCGCCGGACATCGACGGCGCCGTCGCCAAGCTGGGCTCTATCGCCAAGATCGTGGGCGCGACCCTGCGCGACACCGCGAACCCGACGATGCTCAAGGCCGGCTACAAGGCCAACGTCATCCCGGGCACAGCCGAGGCGGTGGTGGACTGCCGGGTGCTGCCCGGCCGGCTCGCTGAGTTCGAGCGCGAGGTCGACGAACTCATCGGTCCCGACGTCTCGCGGGAATGGATCACCGAACTGCCTTCGTACGAAACGCCTTTCGACGGTGAGCTGCTCGAGGCGATGAATGCCGCGATCCTGGTCGCCGACCCCGACGCCCGCACCGTGCCCTACATGCTCTCCGGCGGCACCGACGCCAAGCACTTCGCCAGGCTCGGCATCCGCTGCTTCGGCTTCGCGCCCCTGCGGCTGCCGCCCGACCTCGACTTCGCCGCGTTGTTCCACGGCGTCGACGAACGGGTACCCGTCGACGCGTTGACCTTCGGTGCGCAGGTACTCGAGCACTTCCTCCTGCACAGCTGA
- a CDS encoding histidine phosphatase family protein — translation MTVLLLRHGRSTSNTAHTLAGRSEGVDLDDRGREQAEALVERIGSLPIRAIVRSPLLRCGRTVEPLAAALGVEPVIDDRIAEVDYGSWTGRKIGELVKEPLWAVVQQQPSAAVFPDGEGLAAVQARAVSAVREHDRRLAEEHGGDALWVACTHGDVIKAVLADALGTHLDSFQRINADPASVSVVRYSAVRPFVIHVNHTGPALNSALIAPPPPEKTDDVPAGDAVVGGSAG, via the coding sequence ATGACCGTTCTGCTGTTGCGCCACGGCCGTTCGACGTCGAATACGGCGCACACGCTGGCCGGCCGCTCCGAAGGCGTCGACCTCGACGACCGCGGCCGTGAACAGGCCGAGGCGCTCGTCGAACGCATCGGCTCGCTGCCCATCCGCGCGATCGTGCGCTCGCCGCTGCTGCGGTGTGGCCGCACGGTGGAACCGCTGGCCGCCGCGTTGGGCGTGGAGCCGGTGATCGACGACCGGATCGCCGAGGTCGACTACGGCTCGTGGACGGGACGCAAGATCGGCGAGCTGGTCAAGGAGCCGCTGTGGGCGGTGGTGCAGCAGCAGCCCAGCGCCGCGGTGTTCCCCGATGGCGAGGGCCTGGCCGCCGTGCAGGCGCGTGCGGTGTCCGCTGTGCGTGAACACGACCGCCGGCTGGCCGAGGAGCACGGGGGTGACGCGCTGTGGGTCGCGTGCACCCACGGTGACGTGATCAAGGCGGTGCTGGCCGACGCGCTCGGCACGCACCTGGACAGCTTCCAGCGCATCAACGCCGACCCCGCGTCGGTCAGCGTGGTCCGCTACTCCGCGGTGCGCCCGTTCGTGATCCACGTCAATCACACCGGCCCGGCGCTGAACTCCGCGTTGATCGCCCCGCCGCCGCCCGAGAAGACCGACGACGTCCCAGCAGGCGACGCCGTGGTCGGCGGTTCTGCCGGGTGA
- the mshC gene encoding cysteine--1-D-myo-inosityl 2-amino-2-deoxy-alpha-D-glucopyranoside ligase encodes MQSWSAPSVPVLAGRGPQLRLYDSADRQVRPVSAGSTATMYVCGITPYDATHLGHAATYLTFDLVARVWLDAGHDVHYVQNITDVDDPLFERAERDGIDWRELADRETDLFREDMAALRVVPPRDYVAATEAIAEVIEVVEKLLASGAAYVVDDQQYPDVYFRADATLQFGYESGYDRDTMLALFAERGGDPDRQGKTDPLDALLWRSQRPGEPSWPSPFGPGRPGWHVECAAIALSRIGTGLDIQGGGSDLIFPHHEFSAAHAECVSGERRFARHYVHAGMIGWDGHKMSKSRGNLVLVSQLRRDGVDPAAIRLGLFAGHYREDRFWSLAVLEQAQQRLHRWRSATSLDGAPDAADVVARVRRYLADDLDTPKALAALDGWATDALSYGGHDGTAGQTVATAVDALLGVQL; translated from the coding sequence ATGCAATCGTGGTCCGCGCCGAGCGTGCCGGTGCTCGCTGGTCGGGGTCCGCAACTGCGGCTCTACGACAGCGCCGACCGCCAGGTCCGGCCGGTGAGTGCCGGCTCCACCGCGACCATGTACGTCTGCGGGATCACCCCGTACGACGCCACCCACCTGGGGCACGCCGCGACGTATCTCACCTTCGACCTGGTGGCCCGGGTGTGGCTGGACGCCGGTCACGACGTGCACTACGTGCAGAACATCACCGACGTCGACGATCCGCTGTTCGAACGCGCAGAGCGGGACGGCATCGACTGGCGCGAGCTCGCCGACCGGGAGACCGATCTGTTCCGTGAGGACATGGCCGCGCTGCGGGTCGTGCCGCCGCGCGACTACGTGGCGGCCACCGAGGCCATCGCCGAGGTCATCGAGGTGGTGGAGAAGCTGCTGGCCTCAGGCGCGGCCTACGTCGTCGACGATCAGCAGTACCCCGACGTCTACTTCCGCGCCGACGCGACCCTGCAGTTCGGCTACGAGTCCGGCTACGACCGCGACACCATGCTCGCCCTGTTCGCCGAGCGCGGCGGCGATCCGGACCGGCAGGGCAAGACCGACCCGCTCGACGCCCTGCTGTGGCGCTCCCAACGTCCCGGCGAGCCGAGCTGGCCGTCGCCGTTCGGTCCGGGCCGGCCCGGCTGGCACGTCGAATGCGCGGCGATCGCGCTGAGCCGCATCGGCACCGGCCTGGACATCCAGGGCGGCGGCAGCGACCTGATCTTCCCTCATCACGAGTTCTCCGCCGCCCATGCCGAATGTGTCTCGGGGGAGCGGCGTTTCGCGCGTCACTACGTGCACGCCGGCATGATCGGCTGGGACGGGCACAAGATGAGCAAGAGCCGCGGGAACCTGGTGCTGGTGTCGCAGCTGCGCCGCGACGGCGTGGATCCGGCGGCGATCCGGCTGGGACTGTTCGCGGGCCACTACCGCGAGGACCGGTTCTGGAGCCTGGCGGTGCTCGAGCAGGCCCAGCAGCGTCTGCACCGGTGGCGCAGCGCGACCTCGCTGGACGGCGCGCCGGATGCCGCCGACGTCGTGGCCCGAGTGCGGCGATATCTCGCCGACGATCTTGATACCCCCAAAGCGCTTGCGGCGCTGGATGGTTGGGCTACCGATGCATTGTCCTACGGCGGGCACGACGGGACCGCGGGGCAGACCGTCGCCACGGCGGTCGACGCGCTGCTGGGAGTTCAGCTGTAA
- a CDS encoding DUF5703 family protein, which yields MSAGSRGRMPAAWSKAVADDPGDYEWIPLRLPPDVTRVSASVRLSIEAEYRGWELTRVRLYTDGSRRVLLRRKKRGDAAPGPDLPAP from the coding sequence GTGAGTGCGGGTTCGCGGGGCAGGATGCCCGCGGCGTGGAGCAAGGCCGTCGCCGACGATCCCGGCGATTACGAATGGATCCCGCTGCGCCTGCCCCCCGATGTGACCCGCGTCAGCGCGTCGGTGCGGCTGTCGATCGAAGCCGAGTACCGCGGTTGGGAGTTGACCCGCGTGCGGCTTTACACCGATGGCAGCCGGCGAGTGCTGCTGCGCCGCAAGAAGCGCGGGGATGCTGCGCCGGGCCCCGACCTGCCGGCGCCGTGA
- a CDS encoding DUF3090 domain-containing protein, giving the protein MPREIHVFRTPDRFVAGTVGQPGNRTFYLQAVHDTRVVSVVLEKQQVAVLAERIAALLLEINRRFGTPIPPDTGEVEDLSPLVTPVDAEFRVGTMGLGWDSEAQTVVVELLAVSDTEFDASVVLDDAEEGPDAVRVFLTPESAREFATRSNRVISAGRPPCPLCDEPLDPEGHICVRTNGYRRGALGGSDDVDDV; this is encoded by the coding sequence ATGCCCCGTGAAATCCACGTCTTCCGCACTCCCGACCGCTTCGTGGCCGGGACGGTCGGTCAACCGGGGAATCGGACGTTCTACCTGCAGGCCGTGCACGACACCCGGGTCGTGTCGGTGGTGCTGGAGAAGCAGCAGGTCGCCGTTCTCGCCGAGCGGATCGCGGCGCTGCTGCTGGAGATCAACCGGCGCTTCGGGACACCGATCCCGCCGGACACGGGTGAGGTCGAGGACCTGAGCCCGTTGGTGACGCCGGTCGACGCGGAATTCCGGGTCGGCACGATGGGACTCGGATGGGACTCGGAGGCCCAGACGGTCGTGGTGGAGTTGCTCGCCGTGTCGGACACCGAGTTCGACGCGTCAGTGGTACTCGACGACGCGGAGGAGGGTCCCGACGCGGTACGGGTGTTCCTCACCCCCGAGTCGGCGCGCGAGTTCGCGACGCGGTCGAATCGGGTGATCTCGGCGGGACGGCCGCCGTGCCCGCTGTGTGACGAGCCGCTCGATCCCGAGGGCCACATCTGCGTCCGCACCAACGGTTACCGGCGCGGCGCGCTGGGCGGGTCCGACGATGTCGACGACGTCTGA